The following nucleotide sequence is from Nitrospira sp..
CGACACGGCCGCGATCTCCCTGCCCGCGCGGGCGAATACCTGCTTGACGGTATACCGCCCCGGCGAGCCGATAAACATCAGCATGTCGTACAGATCTTCCGGACAATCAAAGGTGATCTTCTTGTGCTCATGGATGTCGTGAACCTCGAAGCGAAACCCTTGGTGCAAGGTAGGCGCAATGACCAAACCGGCGGTCGTAAAGGGATCGGCGAACATCTTGTACAACGGCAGGTTCCAAGCTCCCGCCGAGGTCTTGTCCGCCATGAAGATCAGTACCGGTTCCGATTTCCGCTCAACAAACTCCATCTCCGCCACGCCCGGCCCCTGCCCGCGAACGTTTCCGCTGAAGGCATCCGCCAGCAGATCCTGTCCGGCGCCATACAGATGGAGGTCCTTGGCTGTCTGCGTTCCGGCTTCGAACGTCTCCCAGGCCAATCGATGTACCCCCTCGTGGTCCACCCCCCGGCGATGTGTCATGATCAGTTGCAAATCATCGCCGCAGGCCGACACCGCATAGTCCACCAGCAAGCCGCCGGCCTTCGCCGTCTCCAGTTTCTCCTTCGCCCCGTCAATCAGTGCCGGATGGATGGATGAATGGCCGACCCACCCGCCGATGTCCGCCTTGATCACACTCAACGTAATGGTTTGTGACTGTTGTTTGGTTGTTTCAGTCGCCATGCTGCACCTCATGTTTGAGCAAGACCGGCTCCACGATCGACTGAACATCAGCAAGGCCAATGCCCGCGAGTGGGGCGAGGAGAGGGGAGAATTCCGACGAATTGCGAGGTGTCGTCAGATTCCAAGACATGCGTGCCGTGGAGAGTCGCCACAACAGCGAGCGAGAGCTGTAGCAGAAGGCAGCAGCGTGTATGGAAGGGGTGTCAGCTCAACGCCTTCAGGCCGATCTTCACGAAAGCAGGGAGATTAGGCTGATCCTCCAGGTTGAGAAAAAAGGCCTTGTCATCGGCGATCGTGAGCGGGTCGAGTTCGAGCGGGATCAGAATCTTGGACAGGGGTTCGGCCGCGCGGACGGCGACCCTGGTCGGTCCCGTCAGCTCTCGCTCACCCGCGAGGGGCAAACGCGGCCTCAGGTCCACCCCCGTGTCCTCCAACTCATCGAGCGCCAAGGTCCATTCCTCCTGCCTGGGCATGCCTCGGACCAGGCTTCGCGCCAATGCGCGCGGGACGGCCCCTGGTTGTTCCCGTTCCCTCGCCAATTCCGGCAGGCGTTGGAGGGCCTCCTTCAGCACCTGGGTAGCCGCTTTCAGGGTCACAGCCCCGACCATGGGATCGGCCGTCACCTGCTCAAGGAACAACTGTCGCGCAAGTCCGCCCACGCGGATCTCCTCTCCAACCGCCCCCAGTCCACGCATAAGGCTGGGCAACCCATAACGGGCCACTCCATTGACCATGACCAAACGAATCGCCGTTTCCTTGGCGGTCACCAACGCCTCATAGGGATCGCCTGTGGTGCCGGTCACGACGAGCAGATCCGCCCGTTTCTCCGGCTCTAACGATCCGAGCGCAGCGTCCCACCGCAGAATCGCCGCCGCCTCTCTCGTGGCCATGGCGACGAGATCCCGGTCGGTGAACAGGCCCCCTTCCTGCTCACTGACCAAACGCGCCACCTTCAGTTCGCAGAGGAGATTCTTGCTGCCGGAGGGCGACCAATCGGACCCAAGGCCGATCCGGACGCCGGCTTCCTTGGCCGCCTTGATCCTGGCCGTCTGCCCGTACAGCAGCAGATTGCTGAGCGGCGACCAAATCATCGCTCCTTGGCGCTCTCCGAAAATCCCGAAATCTTCAACCGTAAGGGCAGCACAGTGGATCCCGGCCAATGACCGCCCGATCGCCCACTCGTCGTCCGCCACCTTGAGCGCCAGGAAATGCTTGCGGGCAGTCTCATCGATCCCTTCACTCAGATGGAGTAAGAAGCAACTTGCCTTCTTGAGTCGTACAAGGAATTTGGCGGCATTGCGCGCCTCGACATCCGCCACGCGGGTTAGGGCTTCCGGCAGGGCTGCGTCGTTCGTATGTTCCACGTTCCGCACCAGCCCCTCATAAAAGCGACGGAGCCCCGCATTGCTGAAGAGCTGAATGCCTTGGCTGGTCGTCACTCCGCCCAAGAGCCCCTTGCACTCTACGTAACGGACCAAGGCCGGCACCAATTCCGGCGTCTTGCCGAGGATCTGCATCGGGCCGCTGATGAGGGCCCGGTAGGCCGGGGTCCCGGCCCATTGGTCGCGGTTCGTAAACCGTCGTGGGACGGCCCACAGACGGAGGATGTTGTAGGCCAGATGGTTGTGGAGCTCGATGAGACCGGGGAAGATGGTGCCGCGGCTGTTCACCACCGGGACCGTCTGAAATCCCTCCGGCGGAGCCTCCCCCGCCTCTCGTACCGCCACGATCGCTCCCTGTTCGATGTAGAGCACCCCACGGGGTAAGACCGTGAAGGCGTCATCCATCATGACCACTCGGCCGCTGAGCGCGAGTTTCGGACCGATGAGGGGATCGATCGGGTGGGAGCCGGCCTTTCTCGTGGCGCGCTTGCTCATGTCTGGCTCACGATTCCCTTCGGAACCGTCACCGTAATCGTGCGCCGCTTGGCCAGGGCATCCGCCCCCACACGACGGGCCCAGTTGTCCTGATTCCGCATCCAGGCCGGCAAGCCCGGCGGAAAGTCCTGATCCGGAATGGCCACCTTATCCCCCGGCAGCCACCCCTCGCCATATGGAACCAACGGACGCACGGTATCCGGCTGCGTGATCGCCGAGTGAAGGACGGCCAACGCGTCGTTCCATTTTTTCAACATCGCCTTGGTGGCCGTCCGCAATTTTTCCTTGTCGCCCTTCGACGAACTCTCCGGTTGCGTGGGATGGGTGATCGCCGCATAGGCGGCGGTCGCATTCTGGCCGGTCGGCGTGGCCCGCCATTTCTGCCAGGCCTCGTCGGCCAACATGCCCAACGCGATCACCACCTCGACCTGAGGAGTGACCAGCGCATCCAGCCACCGATGGCGGTAGGCGAGGATCCCCGGCGCCTTCCTGTGTTTCGAACTCACGCTGCCGTAGACGCTGTACAGGAACGTGTTGATCATCACGTAGCTACGCTCGATGCCCAGCTTGGCCAAGAATCCCTGGACGCGCTGGCCCGCCTCCCCGACGAGAATGCGGCGCACGATCGTCTCGTTCTGCGCCGGATCTTGGCCGATCAGGAGGACGCGCGCCGAGCCATCCAATCGCCCCCGGTGGAAAATCGGTCCCCATTCCATGCGAAAGTCCTTCGCCGGATAGACGGTCTCATCCGGATAGTCTTCACAAAGGCCCTTGAACGGTTCCTGCCCATAGCCAGGATCGAATGCTGTCGTCATATGTTCCTCCTCGACTTATAAGGACCTCTGGGCACCCCTTCATGCCATATCCTGAGCGATCTGAGAAGAGGCCGCCATCGGAATCTCAGGCGAGATTGGTTCACTGTATCTGCTCCAGCTGCCCCTTCTCCCCGACCTGCAGCAGAACCAACCTTCGATTCAGCACACCTTTCGCATTGAAGGAGGCGGGTCCCAGCAGCGCCGGAAGCGCATCGGCTTGCTCTAAGTACGCACGAAGCCGCTTGCCGGCTGTGCCCCCTGCACGGATTCCAGCCAGAATCAGCTCGGTGGCTTCATAGGCCTGGGCGGCGAAGGGAGTCGGTTCAGCATGGTAGCGGAGCCGATAGGCCTCGACAAATGCTTGAACGGCCGGCGCTTTGCTCTCCGCAAAAAAACTGTCGACGAAGATGCCCCCCAACAGTGACCTCTCGGGAAAGTTCGCCAGGTCTGGGCTGTGCCAGGCACTGCTGCCAAGCAGCCGCACCTTCACATCCTGAAAGCGCAATTGGGCGGCAATCAGGGCAGCCTGACGAAAGGCTCCAGGCAAGTAGATGGCATCGAGCCCTCGACGCGATGGAGTGCCATGCTTCTTTTGAGCTACGCTGGCCCCGGATGGTCTTCTTTCGTGAGCCCGACTATCGTCTTGTAGACGCCTCCGAACCGCAACTTTCAAGCGCGTGACCTGAGCGGTAAAATCTTGTTCCTCCTCCTGGTAAGACTCCACGTCGACCACCTCCCCGCCCCGTCGACGCACCTCTTCCGCGAATGATTGCGCGAGTTGTCGCCCGTAGCCGGCTGCAGGATGGATGACCGCGAACCGCCGATAGCCCAAGCGGCCCATCGCGTAGGCCACGATCCCTTCCGCTTGCAATGGGTAGGTCAACGCGGTGCTGAATGCGTAAGGACTGAGCTGCCGCACATCAGATCGTGTGGCCGCAGGGGTGATGAGCGGCACGTGGGCTCCCTCAACGAGCCTCGCGGCTTCCTCCAACTGCTGAGACGCGAGGGGACCGATCACCCCCGACAGCCGCGGTTCGTCCAGTAAGACGTTCAGAGGTTGTTGCACAGCCCTGTCGCCTCTCGTGTCTCGCACAACCAGTCTGACCACCGTCCCACCCTCGCGGTTCCAACGGTCTACGGCAAGCTCAACCCCATGGAGGCATTCCTGGCCGTAGGCCGCCATGGGACCGGTGAGGGGCAGCAGCGCGCCGACCCTGTACAACGGGACGGCGTCGGCTTGGGCGGGACGAGACAACAATGGAGGCGAGACCGGTGGGCCTGGCTTCTGATTCGGAGGAGCCTGACAGGCGGCGGCAACGAAGAGGACGATCAGGAAAGCAACGATTCTGGAAGGAGCGACTGTTCGATTGGACGATGAGCCATACATCGAACGCGGTCCCCTGTGTAAGGGCAAGCCACGGCCACGCTACCTCACCTGGAGCAAGACCTGCTGCCGAAATCCTGGGGCGCTGGTATTGAAGAGCGGTCTTCCCGGCTCGCGCATGGATAGTTCGATCGCGGCGGCTGTGCGTTGCCGTTGTTTCCCTGTCCGTAACACTTCATTGAACCAGTCGACCGTCATCGGCTTGCCCAACAAATAACGCGTTCCATTCGTGAACCCGAGCCGGTGACTGGCCCACCATCGTTCGACCAATTGAGGATTGGGCCAAGGCAAATCTTCGTCTGGATCGATCTCGATGTTCTCGTCTTCCGGATTTTCCGTTGGGCCTGCTTCGAAGCCCTCCGGTTTCTCGCCTTCCAGATCTTCGTAGGCCAGATCGGTACCGGTGATCATCGTGAAGGATTCTCCCGCCACGCGAGCGACCTCCGGCTTCGCCATCCGTTCGATCAGCCAGGGAATCCCGGCCGGATCGCCGATCACGCCAAGTCCTTGCACCGCCATGCGGAGGGTCTCGGGTCGGCCGGCCAATTCACGCTGCCACTCGTGGGCCGCCTGAAGGGGCATCCGCCTCAGCGCCATCGCGCAGGCTGATTCGGCCCTTTCTCCACCCTGCTCAGCCAGACGCTGCAAGACCGGAATGGCGGAAGGTTCACCAAGCAAAGCGCCGGACCAAGCAGCCCAAAAGCGGCTGGTTGGATCTTCACTATTGAGATTGGATTTCACGACTGGGAGTAGGTCGTTGCGCCCGAGCTCGCCAACAGCCTTCAGGGATCGAGCCTTCAGCGAGAGATCGGTCGCAGAGAGACTATCGAGCAACGCAGCACCGGGGTCTTGGCGATGCACCGCAGAGGCAGCAATCCCAATCTGCCTCTGAATGGATGATTCAGCCGTCAGCAGTCGTTGGATATGGGGGGAAGCCTGTGCAAAGGGAATCCAGCCGAGCGCCGAGACGAGTCCGCGAGACAGTTCCATGGACGCGCCCCCGACTGAAAGCACCTCGTTGATCCGATTCCCATCCCCGCTTTCAAACGCCAGCACCGCCGCTGCGAAGACCTCGCCAGGCTCTCGCTGCCCCAACCCTTCTCTGCAGAATTCCCACCCCGCATCGCCGGCAATGCGCAGTCCATCAAGATGCGCCTCGATCCGGTCATCCAGCTTGGCCAGATCTTTCAGCGCATAGTGCGGCGCATGGACGGCGTTGTTGCGAAGGAGCCAGAGAAATGCGGCTTCTTCAGCGTGCTGACTGACAATAGATACAATAATCGGTGCCATCTGTTCCGTTCAAACAGTCTAAAAAGACGGCCGTTCTCTTTATCGGCTCAAGCCGTTGATGGTCGAACTCCTGCTTGACATACTGATGCTCTGTAAATATGCTCTGACATATGCGAACAACTGTCCGTCTAGACGATCACTTACTTCAGTCAGCCAAGCGCTATGCTCAAGAAACGGGTCGAACTCTGACCGGTTTCATCGAAGATGCCTTGCGTCAAGCCCTCGCCACACGTCATCCCAAGGTACGACGAACTCACGTAAAGCTCACAACGGTCAAGGGCCACGGCGTCCGACCGGGCATTGACTTGGATGATTCCGCCTCCTTACTGACCATGATGGAAGAGCCGCGTGATTCTGCTTGATGTGAACGTTCTCGTATATGCACACCGGGAAGACGCTCCGGATCATCGCGCGTACCTGAGTTGGCTCGAAGACCTGATTAATTCCGACCAAGCTTACGGCCTTTCGGACATCGTGCTGAGCGGTTTTATCCGCATTGTCACGCATCCGAAAGTGTTTACTCCCCGCAGCACCATTCACCAGGCGATTGCGTTTGCACAGGAACTACGCGGCCAACCTAACTGTATGGCCATTGCTCCAGGTCCCCGCCACTGGGACATCTTTTGTCGTCTCTGTAAGGAAGCCGACGCCAAGGGAAATCTCGTGCCCGATGCGTACTTGGCTGCACTGGCTATCGAAAGCGGGAGCGAATGGGTCACCACTGACCGCGACTACCGCCGCTTTCCAGGCTTGCGCTGCCGCCACCCTTTGCAGTGACAGAAGTGCTGCTCAGGACAATGGCTGCCGCGAACACTTCGTCAGCCGCTTTCTGACCCAACCCTTCTTTGCAGACTTTCCATCCCGCATCGCCGGCGATCCGCAATCCATCGAGATGCGTCTCGACACGATCATCCAGCTTGGCGAGGTCTTTCAGCGCATAGTGTGGCGCATGGATAGCATTGTTGCGAAGCAGCCAGAGAAAGGCGGCTTCTTCGGCGTGTTGCTGAACAATGCTGTCGATGAGCTGTTTCATAAAGCAACGCCAGCAGAAGCCAATCTTCCATCGACGTACATTCCATGCTTCAGACAAAATTGGAAAGCAGCACTTAACCCCTATCATCCCCTTATTCTTTGTCCTCTAATAAGCACATTTATGCTATGTGTCAGTCGCTTCTGCCAGTGGTTCTAAAGTAACATCTATAAATCGACCTTCTTGAATTCGTTTTGCGACCCTCTCGCTCACGATAACATCCCCTCGCGATTCCGCAAGCCGAAACATGAGCAGATCGAGGGCTTTCGCAGGATCTATGGTCAAGCTTTCAAAAAACTGCACATCCGCCAGTGGTCTGCTTATTGAAGTGGACATATTGGCTACCGCGACCAAGCCTATGACATTGACGACGAGGTAATTATCAATTCTTCGGTCCCTCCGAGTGTCGGATACAACGGCAGGAAATGTCTGAAGGTTGTCCACCCCTGCAGCTCGCAGTGTTTCAACTAGACGTGCACTCATGAGCTCTGCGCCGGGGTAATAATCACTAAGCTCCAATTGATCACTTTCGTCACTTGCCAAAGAAAAAGGCCATGGTAGAGTCAGCTCTTCTTCATTTACCTTTTCACCAGACATTAAAGTCTCATCATAGTTGTCTTCTTTATGCATATAACCGGAGTAGAGGTTGAGATTTGCACCAAGGCGATAGTACATGATCACTTGACCTCATCGGGTAGGCGACTTTGGTTGATTGCCCTTCATCCATTTGGGCAGGGCAAGTTTCTTCAGTCGGTCACTCCACCATAGAGATGCGGGTTTACTTATAAATATTCTGTTAGCATCGATGAGTGACTTAATAATCCCAGAAACTTGATCCATATGTTGCACTAATGATTCAAGCGGCTGTACCGTCTTCTTTCCCGAGTCGGGCTTACATATAGAACACGAATCCATGTGTGCTTGGGCAGAATTTTGCACCCGACGGAGAAGGTTATCGACCGTATCTAAATATCCATTAGCGTGGATTCTTGCCTCTTCGTCATCATCCACTGGTGCCTCATAGGCTGCAGCGCGATGAGACCCCTGATGTAACTGCCGATTGGTTATTTCCATTACTTCGAAAGCAATTGTGAGCTTAAGGTTGTCGTCACCATCTGCGGATCTCCACTCCACTAATGGCGTTGCATACGGCAAACAGTAACCATTGTTTGCATGATCAGTGTCGTAAAAAGTATCCGCAGCCAGTTGGTACTTCTTGCTTTTCGTATATCCTTTCGCAAGAAATGTACACACTGGGTGTCCCGGCAAGTGATTCTTTGGAATGAGGTGATGTGCCTGTACCGGAAAATGCGTGGAACTCAGATTGTCAAAGGACCATCTATAACCAGTGACTCCGGGCTTAGCGATAAAGGGCGTCGGGCCTCCAAGGTAGCCCTGTTTCTTATCCGTATCCTTCTCCATATTTCGATATAACCGCGCTCCCGAGCAGTCCTTATAAGTACCCCATTCATTGATGCGAGATTTCCAAGGTTTCGGATCCCTTTTCTTGCCATCGCAGTACTTATCGCTTG
It contains:
- a CDS encoding type II toxin-antitoxin system VapC family toxin; amino-acid sequence: MILLDVNVLVYAHREDAPDHRAYLSWLEDLINSDQAYGLSDIVLSGFIRIVTHPKVFTPRSTIHQAIAFAQELRGQPNCMAIAPGPRHWDIFCRLCKEADAKGNLVPDAYLAALAIESGSEWVTTDRDYRRFPGLRCRHPLQ
- a CDS encoding fructose 1,6-bisphosphatase, whose translation is MATETTKQQSQTITLSVIKADIGGWVGHSSIHPALIDGAKEKLETAKAGGLLVDYAVSACGDDLQLIMTHRRGVDHEGVHRLAWETFEAGTQTAKDLHLYGAGQDLLADAFSGNVRGQGPGVAEMEFVERKSEPVLIFMADKTSAGAWNLPLYKMFADPFTTAGLVIAPTLHQGFRFEVHDIHEHKKITFDCPEDLYDMLMFIGSPGRYTVKQVFARAGREIAAVSSTEKLSLIAGKYVGKDDPVMIVRAQQNFPAVGEVMEPFRYPWIIEGWMRGSHYGPLMPVSLRQATPTRFDGPPRVACAGFQLADGRLIGPRDMFDDPSYDEARRDANRIADVLRLHGPFEPHRLPLDEMEYTTMPQLMKKLADRWTKL
- a CDS encoding TIGR02270 family protein; translation: MAPIIVSIVSQHAEEAAFLWLLRNNAVHAPHYALKDLAKLDDRIEAHLDGLRIAGDAGWEFCREGLGQREPGEVFAAAVLAFESGDGNRINEVLSVGGASMELSRGLVSALGWIPFAQASPHIQRLLTAESSIQRQIGIAASAVHRQDPGAALLDSLSATDLSLKARSLKAVGELGRNDLLPVVKSNLNSEDPTSRFWAAWSGALLGEPSAIPVLQRLAEQGGERAESACAMALRRMPLQAAHEWQRELAGRPETLRMAVQGLGVIGDPAGIPWLIERMAKPEVARVAGESFTMITGTDLAYEDLEGEKPEGFEAGPTENPEDENIEIDPDEDLPWPNPQLVERWWASHRLGFTNGTRYLLGKPMTVDWFNEVLRTGKQRQRTAAAIELSMREPGRPLFNTSAPGFRQQVLLQVR
- a CDS encoding AHH domain-containing protein, with product MDIGEQVANAFERSLASDKYCDGKKRDPKPWKSRINEWGTYKDCSGARLYRNMEKDTDKKQGYLGGPTPFIAKPGVTGYRWSFDNLSSTHFPVQAHHLIPKNHLPGHPVCTFLAKGYTKSKKYQLAADTFYDTDHANNGYCLPYATPLVEWRSADGDDNLKLTIAFEVMEITNRQLHQGSHRAAAYEAPVDDDEEARIHANGYLDTVDNLLRRVQNSAQAHMDSCSICKPDSGKKTVQPLESLVQHMDQVSGIIKSLIDANRIFISKPASLWWSDRLKKLALPKWMKGNQPKSPTR
- a CDS encoding amidohydrolase family protein, with the translated sequence MSKRATRKAGSHPIDPLIGPKLALSGRVVMMDDAFTVLPRGVLYIEQGAIVAVREAGEAPPEGFQTVPVVNSRGTIFPGLIELHNHLAYNILRLWAVPRRFTNRDQWAGTPAYRALISGPMQILGKTPELVPALVRYVECKGLLGGVTTSQGIQLFSNAGLRRFYEGLVRNVEHTNDAALPEALTRVADVEARNAAKFLVRLKKASCFLLHLSEGIDETARKHFLALKVADDEWAIGRSLAGIHCAALTVEDFGIFGERQGAMIWSPLSNLLLYGQTARIKAAKEAGVRIGLGSDWSPSGSKNLLCELKVARLVSEQEGGLFTDRDLVAMATREAAAILRWDAALGSLEPEKRADLLVVTGTTGDPYEALVTAKETAIRLVMVNGVARYGLPSLMRGLGAVGEEIRVGGLARQLFLEQVTADPMVGAVTLKAATQVLKEALQRLPELAREREQPGAVPRALARSLVRGMPRQEEWTLALDELEDTGVDLRPRLPLAGERELTGPTRVAVRAAEPLSKILIPLELDPLTIADDKAFFLNLEDQPNLPAFVKIGLKALS
- a CDS encoding ABC transporter substrate-binding protein, whose protein sequence is MYGSSSNRTVAPSRIVAFLIVLFVAAACQAPPNQKPGPPVSPPLLSRPAQADAVPLYRVGALLPLTGPMAAYGQECLHGVELAVDRWNREGGTVVRLVVRDTRGDRAVQQPLNVLLDEPRLSGVIGPLASQQLEEAARLVEGAHVPLITPAATRSDVRQLSPYAFSTALTYPLQAEGIVAYAMGRLGYRRFAVIHPAAGYGRQLAQSFAEEVRRRGGEVVDVESYQEEEQDFTAQVTRLKVAVRRRLQDDSRAHERRPSGASVAQKKHGTPSRRGLDAIYLPGAFRQAALIAAQLRFQDVKVRLLGSSAWHSPDLANFPERSLLGGIFVDSFFAESKAPAVQAFVEAYRLRYHAEPTPFAAQAYEATELILAGIRAGGTAGKRLRAYLEQADALPALLGPASFNAKGVLNRRLVLLQVGEKGQLEQIQ
- a CDS encoding uracil-DNA glycosylase, translated to MTTAFDPGYGQEPFKGLCEDYPDETVYPAKDFRMEWGPIFHRGRLDGSARVLLIGQDPAQNETIVRRILVGEAGQRVQGFLAKLGIERSYVMINTFLYSVYGSVSSKHRKAPGILAYRHRWLDALVTPQVEVVIALGMLADEAWQKWRATPTGQNATAAYAAITHPTQPESSSKGDKEKLRTATKAMLKKWNDALAVLHSAITQPDTVRPLVPYGEGWLPGDKVAIPDQDFPPGLPAWMRNQDNWARRVGADALAKRRTITVTVPKGIVSQT